The genomic DNA TGATCAAGGGTAAATATTGATGTGGAAACAGCGGTATCGACGTAGTCAGAAACAAGATAAAGTCGTTCGCTCAAAGAAAAGTTACCCTCCCACCTGGAAGACACAAAATCATCATTCTTGATGAAGCCGATTCGTATGTGCAACTGCAATTCTATTGGTCCCTTGTAAACTGAAATTATTGGAAAAGAATGACAGCCGGTGCTCAACAAGCACTTCGTCGAACTATGGAAATTTACTCCAATACCACTCGATTCGCCCTCGCCTGTAACATGTCCAACAAGATCATTGAACCTATCCAAAGTCGATGTGCAATTTTAAGATATAGCAAGCTCAATGACGCCGAAGTATTAAAGCGGCTTAAGGAAATTTGCGATATGGAGAGCGTCCGTAATCTACCAGTCATAAGCAGTTCAGGGGCTGATGAAATTACAGATCAAGCACAATGATGAAGGCCTCGCAGCACTCATTTTCACTGCTGAGGGCGACATGCGTCAAGCAATTAATAATCTCCAATCTACGTGGTCAGGTTTTGGTTTTGTCAACCAAGATAACGTATTCAAAATTTGCGATCAACCCCATCCTATTGTCATTCGCCAAATGATCAAAGACTGCCAGCATGGCAAAATTGATGAGGCCCTTGCAAGAGTGAACGCACTCTGGGATCAAGGATACTCGGCGGTGGATATTGTTGTAACCGTATTCAGAGTTGTCAAGGGCATGGAGGAGTTGCCGGAGTACTTGAAGTTGGAGTTCATCCGGGTGCGTCGAAAAAGTGTAGCAGAGGACCATCCATGACTTAACTGATTTCACTTGCAGGAGATTGGCTGGACTCATATGCGTGTCCTTGAAGGCGTTGGAACGCTCGTCCAGCTGGGCGCCATGATTGCTCGTCTGAGCAAGttcactcttcctccaaacGCCCTCAAAATATAGCCAGTTTAAAATCCTTTGTATGCAGCACTTCAAGCATTACAAATCTGATACATAAGGCACAGATCCCAAATAAGTTAATGAGACCAAATACTTTTACCCAATATCTATTCCTCGAACGCTCCTAAAGGTTGCCCAACTTTGACACTCTCGCCAGCCTTCAGGTGGAATTTCCACTTTTCAGGTGCCTCAAACACAAGAACAATTGTACTGCCCAACCTAAAGCCACCCATTTCTTCACCTGCCAAAAGGGGCTGCCCCTTCAATATGGATGCTGAATTGTATGTAGCTTCCGCGTAGGTCTTGGGAGGGTGAGTGAGGACACGTGTGTTTGTACGCAGGGCCTCATCGAAATTGACCTTGATTGAACCAACATTGGTGGCACCCACAGGAATCATTGAATAGAAGCCGTACTTCCAACGGCCGAGCAGAGCGACACGTTCGTTTAGCACAAACAAGTCCTTCATCCTATTGGCGATATATGGTGAGACGGAGAAAAGATCGCCGGTAAAGTGTCGACGACGCTCAACAATCCAAGTTGTGGGGGAATGGAATCGGTGATAGTCGCCAGGGGCGAGATAAAtgacaaggaagaagagcttgcTATGTTCGGATAAACTAGGCAGCTTGGTAGAACCATCGGTTTTGGAGTCAAGAGCACTGGTACCCAGGGATGCAGCAACTGACGCGTCATGCCCAACTGCTTGACCTTCTGGTGGATGACTGGCGTCTTCAATTTTGCCTACGGGCTGGGCCTCGGAGTAATCGGCTTGAGCTCTCTTTCGGCTGGGGCCTTGGCCAAGAAGAGCGGTGAGAGAGTAGGGAATATCGTTGATTTTAGCAAAGTGCTCATCGTCTACAACTTCAGCTTCAGAGTTACTGCGTGGAATGTCGATTGGTTGACCATGGAGATCGGATTGAGAGCCAAGAAGGGCCTCAAGAGAGTAGGTGATGCCCTTGACCTGTTCAACCCGCTCGCCGGCAATCTCTCCAAAATGAAGGACTCGGCCATCAGCCGGTGATACCTACATGAAAGACGTCAGTCAAGGAGCGAAGGAGACGGTAGTGACCGCAATATCAAGGCATACCATGGGAGCTTCAGCTATAGGTCTCACACCATCTTTGAGCTCTCGGTAGAAGAAATCTCCCAAGCTCTCATACTCTGTAAGGTCTTTGGGTACTTCATCAAGGTTACAACCAAAGATCTTGGCATATAGCTTGAAGCCAAACGGACGAAACCAAACGGGGAGAACAAGGCCGTTGAGATAACCCCACAATTGTGAAAGCGACCGCAATGGGAGAGCACCCATCACTCGTACCTGGGAGATTCATAAGTACAAGCATGTATTCGGAAATTGGCTGGCAATACATACCTGCCATGGTCCATCTACTCGATTTCCAGATCTTCTAATGACAGCTCCTTCTGGTCCCTGTGTTTCTACTTCAATTTCACCACGGGTTTGCTTGCGATACTGAACTGCTAGTAATACAAGCGCACCGAGAGCAATGGGAATAGGATACCATTTGGTGGGCGTAGACCAGGCTTGAGCCACCTTTTCTATTGGGAATGAGCCTTTGAGGCCTTGCAAAAGTTTACTTACCGTTCAGGGTTTTGCCTTTTGAGCTCTGGTGATTCTCCGCATTTTTCGTTGATCCTGGATTTCTGGGTTCCGCCTTGAAGTCTGATGGTTCAAACTTTGGGGGTTTTGTACTGTTCGATCTTACAAAGAGTCGAGCTGCAGCGACGGTCTCGCGGCGAAAACCGGCGCAGATAGGAGCACGCGCCGGATGCCGATAAGGAACGTTGACAGATCGCTTCAGGACTCGCCCATACTGTGGGAGAAACATGTCTATTGTGCGGCAGAAAGCTGCGTGGGGAAGAGTCGAGAGGAGAGGTGAAgcgatggaaagaaaagagctTAAAGAGCCTCTCTACTCAAAGTGGAGCGGCAGCGGCGGACTGGGCCGATTGTTTTTGTCGCGACGAGTAGTACGAGTACGAGTAGTGTGAGAAGGAATTGATGGTGAAGGCAATTCACGTCGTCGCAATGAAAGACAATTCTGTCGTTCGCGGAAGATACTGACAATAGAATTGCAACCAATAGCAAGCCATAGAGAGGGGGCGAAGTAACGCTGTAATAAACTCGCAATGTCGACCAATTTACAGCCCATCGTCGCCTTTCTCAAGCGAACTTATCCACTTCCATCTGTCGACCCGGTAAGTCTTCCCTCTAAAAGTTGGGAAGGCATGCATAATCTTGCTCTTTCATCCTAGAAATGGGTTCGCCAATGCGTAGATGCTCTCGTAGAGGCAGGGAGAGAACCTTCAATTGAAAACGTTGTGCGTAAGAATTACGAATAACATTGGCGTAACGACTGACTTCAACCTTAGCACATTGAATTTCTTTATTCTGATCTATCGCTGTGCACGCGAGAATCGCCAACTTTCCCAGAAGGAGAGCTACATGATATGATTATCTTTCCCAAGCCCACTCTCCTACAAATCCACGCCATAAGTGAAATTGGTCACTCGGCTTATCAGATTCAGACCGTGATGGAACAGCGATCAGAGGTCCTTTCTGGTCGGACTAGAATAAGAGGActtgatgacgacgaagagaatgaagtagaagaagggaaggtgCCGCCCTACCCTCGTGGAATGCTAAGACTAgaagttggagatggtAGGAGAATTGTGCGGGCCATGGAGTATAAGCGAATCAACGATTTTGTTCTGGGACAAACTTCTCTAGGTTCCAAAGCAAGTCACGCTCCTCGCTTTGGATGTATGTAAATCCAGCTGACTTGCTTTGACTAGATTGTCGTCCAGAACGTCAGAGTCCTTCGTGgaatcctcctcctcacaCCCGAGAACTGTCGTTTCCTCCCCGATAGTTGTGTCCAAGAATTGGAGGATTTACAAAGGGATCAATTTGTCCGTGATCTGCAAAGAAGACTCGGAAAGCTTAACCCCGATGGGGAGGGTGATGGGCTGGTCAATCCACCGCCAGTGATACCTCCCCCTGTGAGGGGCCCAGGAGTGCGAGCTCCAAAACCAGCTCGCAATGCCCCACGCCAACCGACGAGGGCGTCTGCGGCCCAGCCCGTCCGAGCTACTCTTCAGACCCCTGTCCCGTTGGATCGACATGTTTCCAAACACCCTGTCCCTTCTAATGCTGTCGCGGGTCCTTCCAACGGTAGAATGGAACGACAGGCAGCcgttgttgaagatgacgatcTTGGTGGCTTTAACGACTTTGATGAGAGTTTTCTGCGACAAGTGGACGAAGCAGAGTCTCGCGCATATGCCATGCAGGCTAATTCGGTTTCCAGGTCTGCACCCGTTGAAGTTGATCCCTATGAGagtgatgacgatgatttCATGATTCTCGATGAATCCATGATCCGCCAACTTGATTACGCCGAGGCCCAAGCAAAGCAAAGGCAAACAAGTAGCGCCATCACCGAAACAAAATCTGTTTCAACGCAAAAAAGACGGTCCACGGCGGATGAAATCGATGATctggaggatgacgagTTTGAATTCAATGAGAGTTTCATTCGACAAGTCGACGAGGCAGAagctttggctttggctAGCTCTTCATTTACCAAGAAGACAACAGGAAAAGGCgctgcttcttcgtcgACGACAAGATCAGCTACCACGTCAGCAGTGACGGACGTCATAAGAAAAGGGGCAGTGCAAAGTACCAAAGACGTTGTATGGAAGCGGACATTTTCGACGGATATTTCATCTGATGTAGAAGTGGATTCGCAGAAGGAGAATCGTGTACCAGAGATTATAGAGATATCTGACTAATGTTGTATAAGTGTATGTATCGACTGATCTGTAGGATCATATTACTCGCGCCAATACCATGTATCGTGAAGTTAAGATGACACGAACGAAGGGTAAAAGGGTTCTTACTGTCTGATTGTAGAACCTTATTTTTTGAATGCCTGTTTATTTGAGCTGGGTACAGTAATTCATCTGCATTATAAGGGGTATGGATAGGctaccttttccttcccccacTGACCCGGCTCCTTCTAGCCGCTCCCGCAGAAGTCCCCGCACCATGACCGTTTGTTTTTGGTTTACATAGATCACATAGCCACTTGCCTGTCGGCGGATTCTCAAAGCCTAAAcattgaagatgaaacCATTCTAATGGGCACTCGTCGTTCTATAAAGGTCATTATACAGTTGAGAGAGGGATAAGGCAAAAGAACTCACATCACAGCCAATCATCTCTCCAAACGACACTCTGTTGCAATAGCAGTACCTCGGCTCATTTCTGTCATTTGTCAGCCTTGCTCTGAATCGGATGTAAATGAATCACGTACGGGTCTGGAGGGATATTCCAGTTTTCTTCcaccttgccttcttcattcccGTCCTGATATTCTCTTTGTTTTggctttccttttctcttttttcctttctttctcgaCCCGCCCCCACCTATTCCTAGTGTCACCTCCCGTTCGTCCCCTTCGCCCACACCGTCTCCAGTTCCTTGCCCACGACTCCGCCCATCTACGAGTTGCCCAGTGCCCGCCTTGCCCGTACTACCTTCTAGATCGAGAGCCTCGTCGATGGCATTTGATGGGAGTGTTGAAGGGCGAAGaccaaggaggatggaCGCTTCCTGGGCCGTGAGCGCAGAATCCAGAGCGCGGATATGCCTGTCAACCTACATCATATGTATTTCAATTAACGATACCTGCAAAATTCAGACAAAGACCTACAGCGTTGTAAGCGCCGATGGCGACAGCAACTTTCTCATCGCTAGTCCGTACAATTTCGCGGGCAAGGCGCGAAATTTCCGGCAGCAGAGAATGGGGACCAGCCGGTCGAGATGCTCTCAGCGGGATTGACGAAGAACGGTTTTGTTGGGCTGCAGCTCGGGCAAGAGAATCGATGTTTGGATCGTCATTCTCAATGGCCCCATTGTGTCGAGCCGTTGGTGACgatggcaaggaagggaaTTTTGCTCGTGCTGGGACTCTTGTTTGAGATTCTGGTGAACATGGAATGATGAGACCACCTGCACCGTCTGCTAGAGGTACACCTGGCTCTTTCTGTTTCTCATCTGTTAACGATGGGTTTAAAGACGGTTCACCCGAGTTCGCCGGCTCCGCTGTAATCTCAGAGGCTGGATTaacaccttcttctccttcttgaggTGAGTCATGATGTGACAGTGTTTCCTCTGCCCTCTCAGCATCGATactatcctcctccctaTTACTTTTCTTGAGCGCCGCTTCTTCTAATGGAGTTGACAATGATCTTGGTTGTTCTAGAGCTATTCTTCCGGACACATAAGTACGTATAAGTTTCTTCAGCGTATCCATTTGTGCTGTAACAATCAAAGTCAGCTGCTGATTTTCAGCTCGATGCCAAACCTACCTAACGTGCCGTCGTCCAACTCCCTCAGCAATCTAAAATTCCTATGCAGCTCCAAAGGTAATTGCTCAACCGTTTCATAATGATCCGCAGCAAAATCTTGCCAtgcttcaagctcttcagttgcatccatctctccttctgatTGTTTGCCTTGTTTTTCTTGTGTTTGTGTAGTAGTGGCTTCcgctttgcctttgcccttgTCAAGCTTAGTGGGTGATTCATCATTAACAGAGCGAGATGGGCCAACTTCTGGCTGTTCCGAGGTAGATGAAATCGCCCTGGTGGAGAGCCTCGCGCGCTTGGCTGGAGGCTGTCTGGGCATAGTCTGTTACAGTCTGGCTGGTAGATGAGCGCTATGTCGTTTCTGCTGACATGTGTGATATGTCATCGTATATGTTATCGCGAACGACCAAATGGCTAATGCTCGACGCGTCCcgacctccacctcccagGTGCCTTTTGACAAGCCTGAATAGCCTCGCGCCTAAATCATGTGCCGGTGTCAGATCTGTCTTAGCTCGTCGGGTGTGCCTCTCAGGGCCTGGATTCTCGAGCCGGTTTGGGGTTGTTTGTCTcttgttttgtttttggtGGCCTGTCTCCACGGGGGATGCGAGCCCATTTTCCACAGCTGGCTCGCATACAGCGATGCTCCGTATGCATGCACGATGCAGTATGGTTGGACTTGAGAGCAGACAACTTGCGAGGCGCCTGAACGCCACTGGCCGATACGGGCGGTTTGAGGGTCCGAGCTAAATAGCAGGGGCAGGTCGACGTTGATGGCTGATGGAATAGCGCGATTCCGAAACGCCCtgtctctttctcttccatccgtTTCGTGGTGGATTTTATTCCTGTCTCTATTACTATTGCTTCCGTCTTTTTACCGCCATATCCATCCCCACACTCATTATCAGCCGTAGGCTATCGCTGCACCCACATTCCTTGCTCCTGCCCTGTGTCGCCTCGCCCCGTCAGCGGTCTCCATTTCACACCACCTCGTCATTCACATCGTAGTCCGCGACCAACCATATACTATATCCACACCTGTCTTCGCTCTCACACCCAAGACACCATCAAAGGAGGCTGCCAAGGGGTGCCCATCACACTCTTTTTCGCCCATCCCAAATCAGTCATCAGTcactcatcatcaacaatcGCCGGCCATGAGACTTTCAACAACTCTTCCCCTTATCCTTTTCCCAACTCTTACCCTTGCTCATGCCGATCGTATTCATCCAGCTCACCGCAGACATCTCGCCCGGAGCGGGTCCGGTGGGTACGGGAAACGTGCCCCAGCCTTGCTGGACGATCTGAGTGGTTTACTTGACGGTGATTCTGGCAGTACGGTAAGTGTCACATGTAGGCATTTCTGTCCACAGCTCATAATCAAACACTTTCAGTCCTCTGCTGCgtcatcaacatcaaccacatcctctgctccatcgtcttcatcctcttcacaATCGTCGGTGACCCCCACCTCGACTGCAGTGACAACTACCTCTCGAGACGAGGTAACGTCGACCTCTgtggcttcttcttctctgccaTCTACTAGTTCCGCCTCTCCAACATCAACTTCTACCACGTCGACAGAGGTCTCCTCATTTACGGCTGGTCCGAGTGAGAACGTGACATCGTCGacggcttcttcttttgaccGTAAGTGGCACAAAGAACACGCATAACATGCAGTGAACCTGTCTTACATTTGCTCCAGCCACATCAactgcttcttccagctctaCCGAGCAGTCTCTTGCCCCTTCTGCTACATCTACcacatccacatcatcaGTGGCCGCTGAGTCAACTGTCTCCCCGTCTACTTCTGCGTAAGTCATTCGTCAGCCATAAATTGCGCGCTCTAACCCAATACAGCTCTGTACAATACACGACAGATGCGGCCGGTCAAACTCAGCTCGTCACGGTCATTCTTACCCAATCAGTGGATGATGCGACAAGATCTGCTGACGCGGCTACCGCTTCGGCTACTTCGACAGCCGCGACCCAAAGCGGAGGAAACAAATTCCCAACTGGGGCTATCATTGGTATCTGCGTCGGTGTCGGTGCCGCCATCTTGGCTTTGATCGCGTTAGCCgtgtggaggatgaaacGAAGgggtggtgaagaggatgaggccaTCCGATGGTAAGTCCATATGCTGTTAGGCTATATATCATTATACCAAGCAATTGCTGATAACCAACAGGCCCGAACTCAACCGTCACGGTGACTCTGACGCCCACCACGCTCTTCCCGCCCGCGCAACTGGCCAGCACGGTTTCGAGACTAACCCTCTTGAAcgttctctctcttcttcctccgagCTTCAGTATGCCGACTATCCTGTCGCTTCTCATCCTGACTACGACCTTCCTCAGCACAGTCCTATGCCCATGGCTCTCAATGGCTCTTCATTTGGCGCATCCAGCTcgcttgaagatgattaTGCCTTGTCCGAAAAGTACCCTCCTGCTagtcctcatcctccaagCCACGACGACCATGACAACTATACTTCAATGCCCCCTCCCGTGCAATCTCAGGCTTCAGTGGGGCTCGGTATGGGGGGAGCGATATTTGGACATGCCACGACAcctgaggaggaggaccCTTATGGTGGTGTTCAGATGACCCAGCTTGACCACGGTGTTACATATCAGGGCATGACTTCGCCCGAGTACGGTCACCAGCCAATGCCCAATCCTCATGATTACAGGTAAAAGTGGTTTTAACACGTGATGAGTCGTCGAGCAGGAAGTGGAATGTGGTGAATGTTGCGTTACTCGCATTGTCTGACATTGCGAActttattattattattttatCTTGGCCACGCTGTTTATACCCGACCAAACAATCTTATAAGAGCTTTTACCCCCTCTGTTCTACCTGTTAAATACGTAAACAATAAACGCTGTTTGAAGTATGAAATGCGATGAGATATTTGTTGCATTATGGCGATGCAGGGTGCGTGTTAGCGACTTTAAATACGACAAACATGGGACTATTATTAGTATTTGCCTTTCGAATCCAAGTCCCTTTGTCTTTTGTAGGGAGAATATGTACGCGATTGGGATGGGCGCAACGATAAATCGAGCTGGAATACGTTGTTCTTTGCAAGAATCTTGCGTACTCGACGATCTGGAGAGGCTGTTTTCCAAATAGTGTCATTCTGAAGATGGTCAAAAGTCGATCCATTTTCACTTACAGATAGTTGAATGATAGTGTTGGGGCTCCTCTTCGCATTCCATCAAGTGGTCTCCTGTTTTTCCCGGCCAGGTGTTGTTATCCCAGGTCATAAACCACGGCAGGTGATGGGCACCAGGAAGAAATGAATTTTTTCTTGAAGTATGTGCTTTATCATTGTTCCCGAAAGGTTTCTCCACCTTCTGTTGGGCAGGCATAAAAGGAACTGCCCAGGAGAATCCAAAGTCTATGGACTGTGACTTGTCTTTTGGCTGAATAATCGGATTATCGTTTTTCTCGCTTGCTTGGGGTCGTTCAAGGTGCTCTTCCTGTGtttgcccttcctcctgTTGAACATGTTGATCGTTTTCCTCGCCCAAGAGTGGCGGTGGCGGTTTTAGGTATGCGAACATACCCCTAGGCTTTCTTCTGATGTAACCAGAGGGTATACGAGGATaggcttcttcatctgccTGAACAGACCATTTACGCTTGGTCCGATTTCTTCTCCAGGGCCATAGAGAGCGACTTGAGTCATAAAGGACATAATGGGAAGCTAAAGCTAACTTACAGGGAAGACGAGACGTAGTTGACACCTGGCATGATGATACGAGCATCCAGAATGGTTGCCGAGGCAAAGCCCgtaaaaaaaagaacaagaagaatgaaacGGTTTGTCGAATAACATCCATGGGGAAATAAAAAATGGAAGCCGAGGGCATAATGATCGAATGACATCGCTCGAGGCTGTTCGAAGCCGTTGGTTGATACAGAAGGTCCGTGCATGGACGACAGTAGCTAGGGATGACATGGGCTGTCGGGATGAGTTCGACTCCCATATGAGCCAGCGACTTTTTGTGTCCGGCTTCGCTCTCTGTCCAATGGCTTGCTAGTCTGAATAGCACGATTGATTCTCTTTCAAGCTTTCGCTTTGCTCGGGGGGATGGTGTGTACCAGTACGTAATGGCAGAAGAGACGCGTCGCGTCCAAAAGACAAAGAGGACCGTGTGATTTTCGGAACGGCGTTTGATTTCTTGGCTACTGGACGGATCTCCTGGTGCCCACGGCGTCTCGTCGTTCACAGAGCTGGTCTCGGGCGTGTgattccttcttcctcgcgTGCTACTTGCGCCTTCTCCTTACGTATTCCCactcccctccttccttccctccttcatcctttcgCCACTCAACTCACATCCACACCCACCCACAAACACACTCCTTCCACCATGGCTTACCACTACTCCCACGACAGCAGCCGTCGCCAGCCGCAGGGCGGCTACAATTACCCTTCCAACTATTCAAACCCCTCACAGTATTCCATACCCGACTCGGTCTATTCCGGCCACTCCACCAACACCCAACCCGTTCCTTCCCCTGGCGGGTACCACCCACAGCCTTCTTCTACCACTCGGGTGGTTCAGCCAGCGTACTATCAGCCACAGCCCACCGCATCGTCCATGACTTCTCACGACGTTATGTATGGCCGACCCAGCCCTGGTCCTAATCAGTACGGCGCCGCGCCAAGAGACGTCTTCCGAGGTCCTGGCGCCACGACAgtacctcctcctcaacagACGCCGTACCAGCCCTACCCGGACCAACCATATCCTTCTCATACAGACTATTCTGATGAAAACAAATCTTTTAGTTCCACTACTCACCTGGTTTCGCCGCAGAAAGAATGGGGTGTCGGAACTGTAGTACCGGTTACTACGATACCACCTGTCAACCAACCGCCTTACCAGCCGTATCAAGCATATCCGCCGCAgccttccccatccccgACTACCCCCCGAGGAGGTACCTCCCATTGGCATGCTATGCGGAAGCAGTTGCTCGAGAGGCGAGTGATCAAGCAGATCCCATTGCACAATGGCAACTTGGTGATGGATGTGCCCGTGCCAAAGGGGGCCATCCCGAGCACCAAAGGACTAGGCgtgatggatggagagatggacAGCATGCGCTACTCGGCGGCAACATGCGACCCTGATGACTTTATGCGAAGCAAATTCAGCCTGAGGCAATATTTGTATGGCAGAAAGACAGAGCTTTTTGTAAGTGTCCAGTCTGAAATGTACGCTGATTATCTAGATCGTCATGACCATGTACAATGAAAATTCCGAGCTCCTCCTGAGGACACTTAATGCCGTAATTAAGAATATTGCCCATCTCACGACACGCACACGCTCAAAAACTTGGGGTCCCGATTCGTGGAAAAAGGTGGTAGTCTGTATCGTTGCTGATGGCCGAAAGGTTGTCGACCCAAGAGTTCTCAAGGTGCTGCAATTGATGGGTGTCTATGCCGAGGTATGTGATCCAAATTGGAATCCAGCTAACAGGCCAGGGTGTCATGAAAGACCATGTCGTTGACAAGGAAACCCAAGCCCATATTTTCGAGTACACTTCGCAGGTCGTAGTGTCAGAAACCGGAGAGGTTGGCTTTGGTTCGACCCCTGTTCAAATCTTGTTCTGCCTCAAAGAGTAGGTCAACGGTATGCCAGATCTGGACTGACCACCTAATAGGCAAAATAAGAAAAAACTCAATTCTCATCGTTGGTTTTTCAATGCCTTTGGCCCACTTATTAAACCCAACGTTTGCGTGCTTCTGGACGTTGGCACAAAACCCTCCGGTCACTCCATATACGAGCTCTACAAATGTTTTGAGAAGCATCCCACTGTTGGGGGAGCATGTGGAGAGATTTTTGCAGACACTGGAAAGTGGGGCAAATATTTATGGAACCCTTTGGTCGCAGGCCAAAATTTTGAATACAAAATGAGCAACATACTCGACAAGCCATTCGAGAGTGTTTTTGGACTAATCTCTGTCCTTCCAGGAGCATTTTCTGCCTATCGGTAAGCATTAGTGGACGCATTCAAAACTGACGATCCAGGTATGACGCAGTGGCCAATCACGCCGATGGGACGGGTCCCCTGGCAGCCTATTTCCGAGGAGAGCTCATGAACCAACCTGGTGCTACAGCAACCATTTTTGACAGGAACAAGTTCCTGGCAGAAGATCGTATTCTCGCGTTTGGTGCGTCAGCTTTGACTGCAGTGACAACTTCAAAAAGTTTACTGACACCTTCCCCAGAAATCGttgtcaagaagaatgcTCGCTGGCGCTTGCAGTATGTCAAGGCGGCCAAAGCTGGTACAGACGTTCCCGCTACCGTCCCGGAGTTCATCTCTCAACGAAGGAGATGGCTGAACGGATCCATCTTTGCTGCAACATACGCAATGGTTTGTTTCTGGAGGATTTGGACTAGTGGACACGGTATTTTCAGAAAGTTTAATCTTACTATTTTGACGGTATATAGTGAGTAACGAAATCATTAATTGAAGCTGACAGGTTTAGATTTGGTTAATTTGCTCTTCAATTGGCTGTCTGTCTCCTCCTTTTACCTTgcgttcttcttcctcattaGCTCGTCCATCTCTGGCAGCTCTGATCCTTTCAACGGGGCTGGGGATGAGATATTCCAGGTGTTCAACAAGGTCTATATTGCTCTGATGTAAGTGGCCTGAAGGTAGCATGATTATTCATGAACTGATAATGGGTAGTTTTGTCGTCTTGGTCTGTTCTCTGGGCAATCGTCCCCAAGGATCGAATTATATGTACACTTTTTGGTGGGTACATACCTTCATTAGCTGAGCTAACTTTGCTGTAGTATATTCATGTTTGCTGTTTGCCAAGGTATCTTGCTGTACTGTGCTGGATGGACAGTCTACCAGGCGGTCCCACACACCTCGGAAGGTTGGGAAGATGTCTCTGGGCTGTTTGATAACAAGACGTTTGTACAACTGGCCCTTGCTCTCATGGTAAGCTCGTATTGGAACAGAAAATATGCTGACAGACGACAGGCAACGTACGGGTTGTATCTCATTTCATCGCTTCTCTACTTTGAGCCCTGGCACATGCTCACATCATTCATTCAatatctcctccttcttc from Cryptococcus neoformans var. neoformans JEC21 chromosome 7 sequence includes the following:
- a CDS encoding chitin synthase 1, putative, which encodes MAYHYSHDSSRRQPQGGYNYPSNYSNPSQYSIPDSVYSGHSTNTQPVPSPGGYHPQPSSTTRVVQPAYYQPQPTASSMTSHDVMYGRPSPGPNQYGAAPRDVFRGPGATTVPPPQQTPYQPYPDQPYPSHTDYSDENKSFSSTTHLVSPQKEWGVGTVVPVTTIPPVNQPPYQPYQAYPPQPSPSPTTPRGGTSHWHAMRKQLLERRVIKQIPLHNGNLVMDVPVPKGAIPSTKGLGVMDGEMDSMRYSAATCDPDDFMRSKFSLRQYLYGRKTELFIVMTMYNENSELLLRTLNAVIKNIAHLTTRTRSKTWGPDSWKKVVVCIVADGRKVVDPRVLKVLQLMGVYAEGVMKDHVVDKETQAHIFEYTSQVVVSETGEVGFGSTPVQILFCLKEQNKKKLNSHRWFFNAFGPLIKPNVCVLLDVGTKPSGHSIYELYKCFEKHPTVGGACGEIFADTGKWGKYLWNPLVAGQNFEYKMSNILDKPFESVFGLISVLPGAFSAYRYDAVANHADGTGPLAAYFRGELMNQPGATATIFDRNKFLAEDRILAFEIVVKKNARWRLQYVKAAKAGTDVPATVPEFISQRRRWLNGSIFAATYAMVCFWRIWTSGHGIFRKFNLTILTVYNLVNLLFNWLSVSSFYLAFFFLISSSISGSSDPFNGAGDEIFQVFNKVYIALIFVVLVCSLGNRPQGSNYMYTFCIFMFAVCQGILLYCAGWTVYQAVPHTSEGWEDVSGLFDNKTFVQLALALMATYGLYLISSLLYFEPWHMLTSFIQYLLLLPSYVNILLIYAMCNLHDVSWGTKGDNGSSKDLGTAKKVEKDGKEMAEVALPTKQEDVEALWQQARQELRVPVKEKTEKRSPETKRADEDRNFRTNVVLLFLGSNMLVILLFTSSTFTNWVNSHFVDATSSTFNPYLTVIFYAVLGLSALRFAGCLLYLIFRMFGY